The following is a genomic window from Macrobrachium rosenbergii mitochondrion, complete genome.
GATATTGAAGATACGAATATTCAGATTTCACACAAATCAGATTTGACTCATACATAGCATCAAGACAAGACATCTCAGAAAGAGAGTTTCGACTCTTAGAAGTAGATAATCGAAGAATCTTACCCATAAACACCCAAATCCGAGCCCTCATTAGAGCAGGAGATGTAATTCACTCATGAACAGTCCCAGCCTTAGGGGTAAAAGCAAGCACAGTGCCAGGCCGACTAAATCAAATTAAATTCCAAATTAACCGACCAGGGCTGTTCTACGGGCAATGTTCAGAAGTTTGCGGAGCTAATCACAGATTCATACCTATTGTCGTAGAAAGAACTTCAATTAAATCCTTCTTAAACTGAATTTCATTTAACAGTGATAACTCATTAGGTGACTGAAAGCAAGTGTAAGTCTTTTAAACTTACAATAGTAGTTACGCCTACTTCTAATGATTAAAATTAGTTCAAACATAACGCGAGCTTGTCAAGTTCGAATTATTACGAAAGTAATATTTTAAAATCCCTCAAATAGCCCCCCTATTATGATTAAACCTCTATATATTTTTCACAGTAATACTAGCTCTAATTATTATCTCAGGATACTTCATCAAAACACCCATTAAAATCGATTCCCATGTAACTCCCATAAAAACAGATCAAACAAATTGAAAATGATAACAAACCTGTTCTCTAGATTTGACCCAATCTCCACAATGAATCACTTATCTCTGAATTGAGCATCAACAATATTAGGGCTGCTATTCACTCCCTACCCATTCTGAGCCATACCTTCACGCTCTTCACTAATGTGATCCTCAGTAACTACATCCCTGCACAAGGAATTCAAAACCCTCCTAGGACCTACTAACCCAGGAGGAACCATCATGTTTGCATCCTTATTTAGATTCGTCGTGTTCAACAACTTCTTAGGACTCATACCGTACATCTTCACTAGAACAAGGCACATGTCAATAACACTATCTCTAGCCCTACCACTATGAATAGCATTCATACTGTTCGGGTGAATTAATCGAACCCAACACACATTCGCCCACCTTGTCCCAGCCGGGACACCAGGCCCACTTACACCGGTCATAGTATTAATTGAAACCATCAGAAACGTCATTCGCCCAGGAACTCTAGCCATCCGGTTAGCAGCCAACATAATCGCTGGGCACCTCCTTCTAACACTCATAGGAAACACCGGACCTCACTTAGGCCACACAGCCGTATCTATACTAGTACTAGCCCAGATCCTTCTTCTTATTTTAGAAGCAGCAGTTGCTGTGATTCAATCTTATGTATTTGCCGCCGTAAGAACCCTCTATGCTAGAGAAGTAAACTACTGTCATGCCAAAACACGGACACCGTGCCTACCACCTAGTAGACGTCAGACCGTGACCCCTTACCGGATCCATTAGAGCCATAATACTTACCACAGGACTTGTAAAATGATTCCACCAATTTAACATAGACCTTTTAATCCTAGGAGTCGTTGCAACATTACTAACAATAATCCAATGATGACGAGACATTACACGAGAAGGAACATATCAGGGCCTACACGCGTCAAAAGTGGTCGACGGCCTCCGGTGAGGAAAGATTTTATTTATTGCCTCCGAAGTCCTCGTTTTCTTTTCATTCTTCTCAGCTTTTTTCCATAGCAGACTGTCCCCCACGGTGGATCTAGGAACATGCTGACCACCAGCAGGAGTCATCACCCTCAACCCATTCCAAATTCCCCTTCTAAACACAGCAATTTTACTGGCCTCAGGAGCCACTGTAACTTGAGCTCACCATGCTCTTCTTGCCTCTAATCACACCCAAGCCCTTCAAAGTTTGGCACTCACTGTCACCTTAGGTATATACTTCACAGCCCTACAAGCTATAGAATACAACGAATCCCCTTTCACAATTGCAGACTCTGTTTACGGATCAACGTTCCTCGTAGCCACAAGGTTCCACGGGCTTCATGTAATTATTGGATCCTGCTTCCTTCTTGTATGCCTCTACCGAATATACATATGCCACTTCTCTTCAGCCCACCACTTTGGCTTTGAAGCAGCCGCCTGATACTGACACTTCGTAGACGTAGTATGACTATTCCTCTATATCTCAATCTACTGATGAGGAGGATAATCAAATGACTATCTAGTATAATTAGTACAATTGACTTCCAATCAATTAGTCTGGTATTTCCAGGATAATCAATGCTAATCACAATCGTCCTTATCAGCATCATTCTAGCTATCTCAACAGCAGTCATACTCATCTCCACCCTCTTAGCAAAAAAAACCATTGCTGATCGAGAAAAAAGATCCCCATTCGAGTGTGGGTTCGACCCAAAAGGATCTGCTCGCATGCCCTTTTCCTTACGATTTTTCTTAATCGCTATCATTTTCTTAATTTTCAACGTGGAAATTACCCTCTTACTCCCCCTAACCACTATCATTACCTTTACAAACGTAAAAACATGAACCGTAACAGGCTTATTCTTTCTCCTTGTTCTACTCCTAGGGCTCTATCATGAGTGGGCGCAAGGGGCTCTAGAATGATCAGAGTAAGAGATCATAGTCAACCATGATATTTGATTTGCACTCATAAGGTGCTCCAAGGAGCTGACCTTAGTTGAAAAGCGAACGTTGCACCTAGTTTCGACCTAGGCCCTGGTAAACATACCTTCAATTAGTTAGTTAAAACCAAATAGAGGTATACCACTGTTAATGGTACCATTGAACTCAAGTTCTAACTAAGGGAAAAACAAGGAGGAGAGGAAGCTTCTAACTTCAATCTCAGGCGGTTAAACTCCGTCTTTATTCCTAGGTTTTTATAGTGTAATTAACACACTACATTTTCATTGTAGAGCTAAAGGTACAAATCCTTTTTAAAATACTCAAGGGCAAACCTGCCACCTCCACAGCTTCAATGTGACGCTCACAATGTTAAGCTTCTTAAGTTTAGATAATTAAAAGTAACCCCACTAATCAAACCAGTAAAATCACTAAATAAGTTTTAATTCTATCTTCCTGAACAGATTGAAGATAACCAGAAGATTTCATTAAAGTTCTATAAATACCCTGTCCGCCGTAATACTCAGATCAACCACCGTCTCCCAACTGAGAGTAAACGGAGCCGCCCCCTAAAACCTTCCGCCTGACACCAATAGTAGAGAGTAGGGGCATAAACCACATGGAACCAGAAAACACAACCACAGGATACAATCTTAAAGACTTAAGCTTATAGTTTTCTACCATCAAATTCAAAACATATCCAACAAAGCCCCCGATTAAACTAACAGCTAAAGCAAGCAATTTCACAGGAAGAGTTAAACAGATTATAACAGGAGCTGGAAACACAAGTCAAGAGACAGCAGCCCCACCCACTACAGCCCCAGCTCTCAATCCAAGCATAGGCCAAGTCATTAAGACATCAGAGTCACTTACTGAAGAAACTGAACTCAAATTATAATCTCCACTAAGCCTATAGTAAACCAGACGAAACCTGTAACAAACAGTAAGACCAGTGGCCAAAGCTAATAATCAAAAACAAACCTCATTCAAAGGATTTAAAAAAGCCACTTCTAAAATTAAATCCTTAGAATAAAACCCAGCTAAAAAAGGAAAACCACAAAGAGCAAGATTGGCCAAATTAATGCATATCACCCTAATGTGCATAAAATTGACTAACCCCCCTATTATTCGGATATCCTGATAATCCCCAACCCTATGAATAATAGACCCAGCACACACGAATAAAAGAGCTTTAAACAAAGCATGAGTTAAAAGATGAAAGAAAGCCAAAGTAGCCCAACCCAACCTTAAGATAGTAATTATTACACCCAATTGACTTAAAGTAGAAAGAGCAATAATTTTCTTCAAGTCAGTTTCAAAATTAGCCCCTAACCCGGCCATAAACATGGTTAAACACCCCAAAAACAGCAACAAAGTACTAGCAAAAGAAGACATCAACCTAGGACTAAACCGAATTAAAAGATAAACCCCAGCAGTAACCAGTGTCGAAGAGTGGACTAAAGCAGAAACAGGGGTCGGAGCTGCCATCGCAGCAGGAAGTCAAGCGGAAAATGGAATTTGAGCTCTTTTAGTTATAGCCGCCAACACAACCAAAAAAATAACATATCTATTAGCGATAGACTCCCCACCGACATAAAAATAAAAATTCCAGCCCCCTAAACTCAATATCAAAGAGATACCAAGTAAAATAGCGACATCACCAACCCGATTTGATAAAGCAGTCAACATTCCAGCACCAGCAGATTTTTCATTCTGATAATAAATGACTAAAGCATAAGACACTAACCCTAGGCCGTCTCAACCCAACAAAATACTAATTATGTTGGGACTAATAATTAATAAAAGCATAGAGAGAACAAATCCTAAAACTAAGTATATAAAACGCCCGATATTATGATCTCCAGACATGTAACCACCTCTATAAAATAAAACTATAGAAGAAATAAAACAAACAAAAGACATAAACATCATCGATATTCAATCAACAATTAAAGCCATTTCAACGCTAGCCCTATTAATCCTGACCAACTCCCAGTCCAAAAAATAACAGCAACCAGAAAAAAGCAAGTTCAAAGAAGTAACTAAACTAACGACAGATACGATCAATAAAAATACTATACTCCTTAAATTCATTTTATTATTCCACAACACTGCCTAAAATAAAAAATTATATCTTTCGATCCACAAACCAACATTTTATTTAAACTATTTAAGCTTTTAGCAAACCATAATCGAACCTTTCAACACTAAAATATTTAAAGGCAATCAATGAAGCATTAAAACTAAATACTCCCGAACCTTACCAGAACAACAAGAAAACAAAGCTCTAAAATATTTCCCATGCTGACTTAAAGAAAACATATAAAGCCTATAAGCAGCTCTTAAAAAAGAAAGAAGAGCAACCGGAAGTATTGCCAACAACGCCCAAGAAACTACACTTAAAATAAGACTAATCTCACCTAATAAATTAACTGTAGGAGGCGCAGCTATATTGCCAGTTCTCAGTAAAAATCACCACAAAGCTATAGTAGGCATAAAGTTAAGTAGACCCTTTCTAACCAACAACCTTCGTCTTCCCAGACGCTCATACACTATGTTAGCCAAACAAAATAAACCGGAAGAACAAAGACCATGTCCCACCATCACAGAAACAGCACCAGACAGCCCCCACCACCTGAAAACACTAAGGCCACATAATACCAACCCCATATGTGCCACAGAAGAATAAGCAATTAAAGCCTTGATATCAGTCTGACGTAAACAAATGAAACTCACAAAAAT
Proteins encoded in this region:
- the ND5 gene encoding NADH dehydrogenase subunit 5, coding for MNLSSMVFLLIVSVVSLVTSLNLLFSGCCYFLDWELVSINSASVEMALIVDWMSMMFMSFVCFISSMVLFYSGGYMSGDHNIGRFMYLVLGFVLSMLLLIISPNMISILLGWDGLGLVSYALVIYYQNEKSAGAGMLTALSNRVGDVAILLGISLMLSLGGWNFYFYVGGESIANSYVIFLVVLAAMTKSAQIPFSAWLPAAMAAPTPVSALVHSSTLVTAGVYLLIRFSPSLMSSFASTLLLFLGCLTMFMAGLGANFETDLKKIIALSTLSQLGVMITILSLGWATLAFFHLLTHALFKALLFVCAGSIIHSVGDYQDIRMMGGLVNFMHISVMCINLANLALCGFPFLAGFYSKDLILEVAFLNPLNEVCFWLLALATGLTVCYSFRLVYYSLSGDYNLSSVSSVSDSDVLMTWPMLGLSAGAVVGGAAVSWLVFPAPVMICLTLPVKLLALAVSLIGGFVGYVLNLMVENYKLKSLSLYPVVVFSGSMWFMPLLSTIGVSRKVLGGGSVYSQLGDGGWSEYYGGQGIYSTLMKSSGYLQSVQEDSIKTYLVILLVWLVGLLLII
- the COX3 gene encoding cytochrome c oxidase subunit III (start codon not determined), whose product is TVMPKHGHRAYHLVDVSPWPLTGSISAMMLTTGLVKWFHQFNMDLLILGVVATLLTMIQWWRDITREGTYQGLHASKVVDGLRWGKILFIASEVLVFFSFFSAFFHSSLSPTVDLGTCWPPAGVITLNPFQIPLLNTAILLASGATVTWAHHALLASNHTQALQSLALTVTLGMYFTALQAMEYNESPFTIADSVYGSTFLVATSFHGLHVIIGSCFLLVCLYRMYMCHFSSAHHFGFEAAAWYWHFVDVVWLFLYISIYWWGG
- the ATP8 gene encoding ATP synthase F0 subunit 8; this translates as MPQMAPLLWLNLYMFFTVMLALIIISGYFIKTPIKIDSHVTPMKTDQTNWKW
- the ATP6 gene encoding ATP synthase F0 subunit 6 (TAA stop codon is completed by the addition of 3' A residues to the mRNA), whose translation is MMTNLFSSFDPISTMNHLSLNWASTMLGLLFTPYPFWAMPSRSSLMWSSVTTSLHKEFKTLLGPTNPGGTIMFASLFSFVVFNNFLGLMPYIFTSTSHMSMTLSLALPLWMAFMLFGWINRTQHTFAHLVPAGTPGPLTPVMVLIETISNVIRPGTLAIRLAANMIAGHLLLTLMGNTGPHLGHTAVSMLVLAQILLLILEAAVAVIQSYVFAAVSTLYASEVN
- the ND3 gene encoding NADH dehydrogenase subunit 3; the protein is MLITIVLISIILAISTAVMLISTLLAKKTIADREKSSPFECGFDPKGSARMPFSLRFFLIAIIFLIFNVEITLLLPLTTIITFTNVKTWTVTGLFFLLVLLLGLYHEWAQGALEWSE
- the COX2 gene encoding cytochrome c oxidase subunit II (start codon not determined; TAA stop codon is completed by the addition of 3' A residues to the mRNA); amino-acid sequence: NGNMKSPNLQDAASPLMEQLIFFHDHAMLVLILITTLVGFMLSSLLFNSLTNRILLEHQTIETIWTILPAIILIFIALPSLRLLYLLDEVNNPSVTLKAIGRQWYWSYEYSDFTQISFDSYMASSQDISESEFRLLEVDNRSILPMNTQIRALISAGDVIHSWTVPALGVKASTVPGRLNQIKFQINRPGLFYGQCSEVCGANHSFMPIVVESTSIKSFLNWISFNSDN